From a region of the Fischerella sp. JS2 genome:
- a CDS encoding T3SS effector HopA1 family protein, giving the protein MLDCSDQHLQNSLLDIADNIQIEANFCIYHPNYQSFALPNQLAQRFQKHSKAIQYKYLTLLLRNFIYGIYYNGSLQSVLAVNAEPSNFLPHKSLENNSVLGIDWQLYEQLHSHNHGTGYYDPGWQVLRREPDGSLAVSKGGLTLHIESEHHLAPMIRSVRVGDLINIWMPKNRLQNGCYVAVSNIAQKLGENPDRDLGEGRIYFNLTPTGAIALMESLTLQLNTAGIAFSFQVPYNSSAYKRFDSAVLYFERHNYWVVREVLQAVYKQHQSHFHSEIPLFTKYLAPGLSLAEEPAQKFVVQESFGINRCQIVTNALLEVWQKGQNSTQQRIQTICQHFARLGIDLRRPYLNPSSEDVYIPLL; this is encoded by the coding sequence ATGCTAGATTGTTCTGACCAGCATCTCCAAAATTCTCTACTCGATATTGCCGACAATATTCAGATTGAGGCTAACTTTTGCATTTATCATCCTAACTATCAGTCTTTTGCTTTGCCAAATCAATTGGCACAAAGATTTCAAAAACATTCTAAAGCAATACAGTATAAATATCTCACCTTATTACTCAGAAATTTTATCTACGGTATTTATTACAATGGCTCTTTGCAAAGTGTTTTAGCAGTCAATGCTGAACCTAGCAATTTTTTACCCCACAAAAGTTTAGAAAATAATTCCGTCTTGGGGATTGATTGGCAATTGTATGAGCAATTGCACTCTCACAATCACGGTACTGGTTATTATGATCCTGGTTGGCAGGTGTTGCGACGCGAACCAGATGGCAGTTTAGCCGTGAGTAAAGGCGGTTTAACATTACATATTGAAAGCGAACACCATCTAGCACCAATGATCCGGTCTGTTCGGGTTGGCGATTTGATCAATATTTGGATGCCAAAAAATCGTTTGCAAAATGGTTGCTACGTCGCAGTTAGTAATATTGCCCAAAAACTAGGAGAGAATCCTGATCGCGATTTGGGAGAAGGACGAATCTACTTTAATTTAACTCCAACCGGAGCGATCGCTCTCATGGAAAGCTTGACATTACAACTTAATACTGCTGGTATTGCATTTAGCTTTCAAGTCCCGTATAATTCCTCTGCTTATAAACGCTTTGATTCAGCAGTTCTTTACTTTGAACGCCACAACTACTGGGTAGTGCGAGAAGTTTTACAGGCTGTGTATAAACAACATCAATCTCATTTTCATTCAGAGATTCCCTTATTTACCAAATATTTAGCACCAGGGTTGAGTTTAGCTGAAGAACCAGCCCAAAAATTTGTTGTTCAAGAAAGTTTTGGCATCAATCGTTGCCAAATTGTTACTAATGCCTTATTGGAAGTTTGGCAGAAAGGGCAAAATTCTACCCAACAAAGAATACAAACCATCTGCCAACATTTTGCGCGTTTGGGAATAGATTTACGGCGTCCCTACCTTAATCCTAGTTCTGAGGATGTGTATATTCCTTTACTTTGA
- the cobS gene encoding adenosylcobinamide-GDP ribazoletransferase, with amino-acid sequence MSNKCQWWKQLLFGIGSSVVFYTIIPMPYVYPWDFQGVARFAPVIGLMIGGILGLCDALMIYLGVPVLTRSALVVCAWIAITGGLHLDGAMDTADGLAVGNPKRRLEVMADSATGAFGAMAAIALVLLKTTALTDLEHNRCLILMAAAGWGRWGQVMAIARYLYLKPTGKGAFHKQAIRSYKDWLPTLLLLIALGGWQIFLNRHQIFFATAMILAGIAIATSVGAWFNHKLGGHTGDTYGAVVEWTEALFLCVMTATSPGN; translated from the coding sequence ATGAGCAACAAGTGTCAGTGGTGGAAACAACTACTATTTGGTATAGGAAGTTCAGTTGTATTTTATACAATTATCCCGATGCCATATGTGTACCCTTGGGATTTCCAAGGAGTAGCCCGTTTTGCTCCTGTCATCGGACTAATGATAGGAGGGATTTTAGGGTTATGTGATGCTCTGATGATTTATTTAGGTGTACCAGTACTAACCCGTAGTGCCTTAGTTGTATGTGCTTGGATTGCGATTACTGGAGGACTGCATTTAGATGGAGCAATGGATACTGCTGATGGGTTAGCTGTGGGTAATCCTAAGCGGAGACTAGAAGTGATGGCAGATAGTGCTACAGGTGCATTTGGGGCAATGGCAGCGATCGCTTTGGTATTACTTAAAACAACTGCACTAACAGATCTAGAACACAATCGTTGCTTAATTCTCATGGCAGCTGCTGGGTGGGGGCGCTGGGGACAAGTCATGGCAATAGCCCGCTACCTTTACCTGAAACCTACTGGTAAGGGTGCTTTTCATAAACAGGCTATTCGTTCATACAAAGACTGGCTACCGACCCTACTTTTATTAATAGCTTTGGGTGGTTGGCAAATTTTCCTCAACCGCCATCAAATATTTTTTGCCACAGCAATGATACTTGCTGGAATTGCGATCGCAACAAGTGTTGGAGCCTGGTTTAATCACAAACTAGGCGGCCATACTGGTGATACCTATGGTGCTGTTGTGGAATGGACAGAAGCTTTATTTTTATGCGTGATGACAGCAACTAGCCCTGGCAATTAG
- the tgt gene encoding tRNA guanosine(34) transglycosylase Tgt codes for MSANFSFQCLASCTQTKARAGIFYTPHGVVETPRFMPVGTLATVKTLTPAQLQETGAQMVLSNTYHLHLQPGETIVAGGGGLHKFMGWSGPMLTDSGGFQVFSLSEMRKISEEGVTFRSPHDGQIIKFTPEKSIEIQNTLGADVIMAFDECPPATASRQEVEAATERTYRWLLRCIEAHQRPQEQALFGIVQGGVHLDLRCQAAEALTKLDLPGYAIGGVSVGEEPELIHQVVQVTAPLLPHHKPRYLMGVGTYQEMVVAIASGVDLFDCVIPTRWARHGTAMVGGDRWNLKNAKFREDFTPLDETCPCYTCQNFTRAYISHLVRSQEILAYTLLSIHNITELIRFTQKIREAILNDTLIAEFGKWLTPRG; via the coding sequence TTGAGCGCAAATTTTTCTTTCCAATGTCTTGCTTCCTGTACCCAGACAAAAGCACGGGCTGGGATATTTTACACACCACACGGAGTAGTTGAAACCCCTCGTTTTATGCCTGTGGGGACACTGGCAACTGTGAAAACCCTCACTCCTGCCCAGCTTCAAGAAACAGGGGCACAAATGGTGCTATCCAATACCTATCATCTACACCTGCAACCAGGAGAAACAATTGTGGCTGGAGGTGGAGGACTGCACAAGTTTATGGGGTGGAGTGGCCCAATGCTTACTGATTCAGGAGGGTTTCAGGTCTTCAGCCTCAGCGAAATGCGGAAAATATCTGAAGAAGGTGTAACTTTTCGATCGCCCCATGATGGTCAAATTATCAAATTCACACCCGAAAAATCCATTGAGATTCAAAATACACTGGGGGCAGATGTGATCATGGCTTTTGATGAGTGTCCTCCTGCTACAGCTAGCCGCCAAGAGGTAGAAGCAGCAACAGAGCGCACTTACCGATGGCTTTTACGGTGTATTGAGGCACATCAACGCCCCCAGGAACAAGCATTATTTGGCATCGTTCAGGGTGGAGTGCATTTAGATTTGCGCTGTCAGGCGGCGGAAGCTTTGACAAAGCTGGATTTACCAGGGTATGCCATTGGTGGTGTAAGTGTTGGTGAAGAACCAGAACTAATTCATCAAGTTGTGCAAGTAACAGCACCCCTGTTACCACACCACAAGCCGCGTTATTTGATGGGCGTAGGTACTTATCAAGAAATGGTGGTTGCGATCGCTTCTGGTGTAGATTTATTTGATTGTGTGATTCCCACACGTTGGGCAAGACACGGTACGGCGATGGTAGGGGGCGATCGCTGGAATTTAAAAAATGCTAAGTTTCGTGAAGATTTTACGCCTTTAGATGAAACTTGTCCTTGCTACACTTGTCAAAACTTCACCCGTGCTTACATTTCTCATTTAGTGCGATCGCAAGAAATTTTGGCATATACCTTGTTGAGCATTCACAATATCACTGAATTGATTCGCTTTACCCAAAAAATACGAGAGGCAATATTGAATGATACCTTGATTGCAGAATTTGGTAAGTGGCTAACTCCACGGGGGTAG
- a CDS encoding photosystem II reaction center protein K: MEIALLLAKLPEAFQIFDPLVDVLPLIPLFFLLLAFVWQAAVGFR; encoded by the coding sequence ATGGAAATAGCACTATTATTAGCAAAATTGCCTGAAGCATTTCAAATTTTTGATCCTTTGGTGGATGTTCTCCCGCTCATTCCCTTATTCTTCTTGCTCTTAGCTTTTGTTTGGCAAGCAGCTGTGGGTTTCAGGTAA
- a CDS encoding 2Fe-2S iron-sulfur cluster-binding protein — MGNIKFVKENKEVIAANGANLRQKALENGIDIYKLWGKMMNCGGYGQCGTCIVEIIEGQENLSPPTQIENRFLKKKPANYRLACQTVVNGPVSVVTKPE, encoded by the coding sequence ATGGGTAACATCAAATTCGTAAAAGAGAATAAAGAAGTTATTGCTGCTAATGGTGCTAATTTACGGCAAAAAGCCTTAGAAAACGGCATAGACATCTACAAACTTTGGGGAAAAATGATGAATTGTGGTGGCTATGGTCAGTGTGGCACCTGTATTGTAGAGATCATCGAAGGACAAGAAAATTTATCACCGCCTACCCAAATAGAAAACCGTTTCTTAAAGAAAAAGCCTGCAAATTACCGACTTGCCTGTCAAACAGTGGTTAATGGCCCAGTAAGTGTAGTGACAAAGCCTGAATAG
- the psbM gene encoding photosystem II reaction center protein PsbM produces the protein MQVNDLGFVASILFVLVPAVFLIILYIQTASREGKKDS, from the coding sequence ATGCAGGTTAATGACCTGGGGTTTGTAGCCAGCATTCTATTTGTGCTGGTTCCTGCTGTTTTTTTAATCATTCTTTACATCCAAACAGCTAGCCGCGAAGGTAAAAAAGATAGTTAA
- a CDS encoding universal stress protein: MIQNILIAVSGLGHAEEMLKTLKELPSIQQAKVTVLHVVPPQSTAESMTAKWEEGGKILANAIQSLALNPSQVSSILRQGEPKDVVCQVADEIDADLIIMGSRGLKRLQSILANSVSQYVFQLSSRPMLLVKDDIYVKNIKRIMVAMDNSDASKHCLDLALFLIRDIKGGELILTHVITDLGGEPTSTQVTPEQHPVLAAAAAEAKKQGVQPRCVLSMGKPGEKICRLAEELNVDLLLLGSPDRRPSIAKSFVDLDRLLGSSLSDYVRINATCPVLLARTAAA, translated from the coding sequence ATGATACAAAACATTTTGATTGCTGTCTCTGGATTGGGACACGCGGAAGAGATGCTTAAAACTTTGAAGGAACTGCCATCAATTCAACAGGCAAAAGTTACAGTATTACACGTTGTTCCACCACAAAGCACCGCCGAATCTATGACAGCTAAGTGGGAAGAAGGTGGAAAAATCCTGGCTAATGCGATTCAGTCTTTAGCTTTAAATCCTAGCCAAGTCTCTTCCATTTTGCGACAAGGTGAACCTAAAGATGTGGTTTGTCAAGTAGCAGATGAAATTGATGCAGACTTAATTATTATGGGTTCTCGTGGACTTAAGCGTCTGCAATCGATCTTAGCAAATTCAGTTAGTCAGTACGTTTTTCAATTGTCCTCTCGCCCGATGTTGCTAGTAAAAGATGACATTTATGTCAAAAATATTAAGCGCATTATGGTGGCAATGGACAATTCCGATGCGTCAAAACACTGCCTGGATTTGGCTTTATTTTTGATTCGAGACATTAAGGGCGGAGAGCTAATCTTAACACATGTGATTACAGATTTAGGAGGTGAGCCTACATCAACCCAGGTTACTCCTGAACAACACCCTGTTTTAGCAGCTGCTGCTGCGGAAGCGAAGAAACAGGGTGTGCAACCTCGTTGTGTGTTGAGTATGGGTAAACCTGGTGAAAAAATTTGTCGCTTGGCAGAAGAATTAAACGTAGATCTGTTATTACTTGGTTCTCCAGATCGCCGTCCTTCTATTGCCAAGAGTTTTGTTGATTTAGACCGACTTTTAGGTTCTTCTTTGTCTGATTACGTAAGGATTAATGCGACTTGCCCAGTTTTGTTAGCGCGAACTGCTGCTGCTTAA